A window of Micrococcus endophyticus contains these coding sequences:
- the pgsA gene encoding CDP-diacylglycerol--glycerol-3-phosphate 3-phosphatidyltransferase — protein sequence MSTGGEAERVSAWNLPNILTSVRILMVPLFAWALWAGGPWGGDSATARWIAVALFAAAMYTDKLDGDIARARGLITDFGKIADPIADKLLTGAALVLFSLLGELWWWVTVVILVREWGITLMRFVVIRYGVMPAGRGGKLKTVLQAVGIGLLLMPLAPVVGGWWPWVGWTVIGAATVLTVLTGLEYVKDAWILRRDALAARRGA from the coding sequence ATGAGCACGGGCGGCGAGGCGGAGCGGGTCTCCGCCTGGAACCTGCCGAACATCCTGACCTCGGTCCGCATCCTGATGGTGCCCCTCTTCGCGTGGGCGCTGTGGGCGGGCGGACCGTGGGGCGGGGACTCGGCGACCGCGCGGTGGATCGCCGTCGCGCTGTTCGCCGCGGCCATGTACACGGACAAGCTCGACGGCGACATCGCCCGGGCACGGGGCCTGATCACCGACTTCGGCAAGATCGCGGATCCGATCGCGGACAAGCTGCTCACGGGCGCCGCCCTCGTGCTGTTCTCCCTGCTGGGGGAGCTGTGGTGGTGGGTGACCGTGGTGATCCTGGTGCGCGAGTGGGGCATCACCCTGATGCGGTTCGTGGTGATCCGGTACGGCGTCATGCCGGCCGGGCGCGGCGGCAAGCTCAAGACCGTGCTGCAGGCCGTGGGCATCGGCCTGCTGCTGATGCCGCTGGCCCCCGTGGTGGGCGGCTGGTGGCCGTGGGTCGGCTGGACCGTGATCGGCGCCGCCACCGTGCTCACCGTCCTCACCGGGCTGGAGTACGTCAAGGACGCCTGGATCCTGCGGCGGGACGCCCTCGCCGCCCGGCGCGGGGCCTGA
- a CDS encoding regulatory protein RecX: MTRARRDAGGAAARRSERTGRSGDASGASAFDDARDTDAARMWLELAGVPEADAPAAAGGMEEPPAAPTDGPDDPPLAAAENGSSAAPSDPPAAPDEAGPPDLGSLLGRASDLPSPAPGAASRVLPWSVDARPERGGRGARGTSSEARRARRRTARLAAADVASAPEAASTPEEANAREDGRPRRRPGPAPLPAEPRDREEAAREVVLRQLALGPRSRGQLEAKLAEREAEPELIARVLDRFEEVRLVDDVAFAEVWVRSRHRSKGLARRAIGHELRQKGVDRDVAAEALEAIDGEDERAAALELVRRRLRGRRVPAGNGPDARAERDKVTRRLVGMLGRKGYGGGLAFAVVKEVLGELEE, translated from the coding sequence ATGACCCGAGCCCGCAGGGACGCCGGAGGCGCCGCCGCCCGCCGGTCCGAGAGGACCGGCCGGAGCGGCGACGCCTCCGGCGCGTCTGCTTTCGACGACGCGCGCGACACCGACGCCGCCCGGATGTGGCTCGAGCTGGCGGGCGTGCCCGAGGCCGATGCCCCGGCCGCGGCCGGGGGCATGGAGGAGCCGCCGGCGGCCCCGACGGACGGCCCGGACGATCCGCCCCTCGCCGCGGCGGAGAACGGCTCCTCGGCAGCGCCGTCCGACCCCCCAGCGGCGCCGGACGAGGCAGGGCCGCCGGACCTGGGCTCCCTCCTGGGCCGGGCGAGCGACCTGCCCAGCCCTGCCCCCGGCGCTGCGTCGCGGGTGCTGCCCTGGTCGGTGGACGCGCGGCCCGAGCGCGGCGGGCGCGGCGCCCGGGGGACCTCCTCCGAGGCGCGGCGCGCGCGCCGCCGGACCGCCCGCCTGGCCGCCGCGGATGTCGCGTCCGCCCCTGAAGCCGCGTCCACTCCCGAGGAGGCGAACGCCCGCGAAGACGGCCGGCCGCGCCGTCGCCCGGGGCCCGCGCCCCTGCCCGCCGAGCCGAGGGATCGGGAGGAGGCCGCCCGCGAGGTCGTCCTGCGGCAGCTCGCCCTGGGGCCGCGCTCCCGCGGCCAGCTCGAGGCCAAGCTCGCCGAGCGCGAGGCCGAGCCCGAGCTCATCGCCCGGGTCCTGGACCGGTTCGAGGAGGTCCGGCTCGTGGACGACGTCGCCTTTGCCGAGGTATGGGTCCGCAGCCGCCACCGGTCCAAGGGACTGGCCCGGCGGGCCATCGGCCACGAGCTGCGGCAGAAGGGTGTGGACCGGGACGTCGCGGCCGAGGCGCTCGAGGCCATCGACGGGGAGGACGAGCGTGCCGCCGCCCTCGAGCTCGTCCGCCGCCGCCTGCGCGGCCGCCGGGTCCCCGCCGGCAACGGACCGGACGCGCGCGCAGAGCGGGACAAGGTGACCCGGCGCCTCGTCGGCATGCTGGGGCGCAAGGGGTACGGCGGCGGCCTCGCGTTCGCCGTCGTGAAGGAGGTGCTGGGCGAGCTCGAGGAGTGA
- a CDS encoding nicotinamide-nucleotide amidohydrolase family protein has translation MAAQETVRALAGAGLTVATAESLTAGLMAARLADVPGASAVLQGGVVAYQNSVKAGLLGVPADLLERVGAVDPEVARRMAEGARAGLGADVGVATTGVAGPEPHQGRPVGTVWLGVAVPERLAAALDGLSGERRGAATAIPLALDGERQAIREATVAAALAALTRLGAAMGERATGEGAAGEPGAGA, from the coding sequence GTGGCCGCGCAGGAGACGGTGCGTGCGCTCGCGGGGGCCGGGCTGACCGTGGCCACCGCCGAGTCCCTGACGGCCGGCCTCATGGCCGCCCGCCTCGCGGACGTGCCCGGCGCCTCCGCCGTCCTGCAGGGCGGCGTGGTGGCCTACCAGAACAGCGTGAAGGCGGGCCTGCTCGGCGTGCCCGCGGACCTGCTCGAGCGCGTCGGCGCCGTCGACCCCGAGGTGGCCCGCCGCATGGCCGAGGGCGCCCGCGCGGGGCTCGGCGCGGACGTCGGGGTGGCCACCACGGGCGTGGCCGGCCCCGAGCCGCACCAGGGCCGCCCCGTGGGCACGGTCTGGCTCGGCGTGGCCGTCCCGGAGCGGCTGGCGGCCGCCCTGGACGGGCTCAGCGGCGAGCGCCGCGGCGCCGCGACCGCCATCCCGCTGGCCCTGGACGGGGAGCGGCAGGCGATCCGCGAGGCCACCGTGGCCGCCGCCCTGGCCGCGCTGACCCGCCTCGGTGCAGCGATGGGGGAGCGGGCGACCGGGGAGGGCGCCGCGGGGGAGCCGGGCGCCGGAGCGTGA
- the dapF gene encoding diaminopimelate epimerase, with product MTEKTAAAAAPTSDAAPRVPFTKGHGTGNDFVLLADPDGNVHLEAAQVAVLADRHRGIGGDGVIRAVPSRHVEEGRALLAAHPEAEWFMDYRNGDGSIAEMCGNGVRVFVHFLAEKGLVDLAPGESITIGTRAGVKTVSRLAHGYAIDMGPWSYLDPELAEEAASDAMVLTAGLADPRPALSVSMGNPHTVVPVASFEDLEGLDLTRAPEVDPAPAHGTNVEFVAAHEPLVREGVGRVRMRVHERGVGETQSCGTGACAVAVAMRAWSGEGGSDSWLVEVPGGVLGVDFVAHPDGTEHVVLAGPAELVFDGELTV from the coding sequence ATGACCGAGAAGACCGCCGCCGCTGCGGCCCCGACGTCCGACGCCGCCCCCCGCGTGCCCTTCACGAAGGGCCACGGCACCGGCAACGACTTCGTGCTCCTGGCCGACCCGGACGGCAACGTCCACCTCGAGGCCGCCCAGGTGGCGGTGCTCGCGGACCGGCACCGGGGGATCGGCGGGGACGGCGTGATCCGCGCCGTGCCCTCCCGCCACGTCGAGGAGGGCCGGGCCCTGCTCGCCGCGCACCCCGAGGCCGAGTGGTTCATGGACTACCGCAACGGGGACGGGTCGATCGCGGAGATGTGCGGCAACGGGGTGCGCGTGTTCGTGCACTTCCTCGCCGAGAAGGGGCTCGTGGACCTCGCCCCCGGCGAGTCCATCACCATCGGCACGCGGGCCGGCGTGAAGACCGTCAGCCGCCTCGCCCACGGCTACGCGATCGACATGGGCCCGTGGTCCTACCTCGATCCGGAGCTGGCCGAGGAGGCGGCCTCGGACGCGATGGTCCTCACCGCCGGCCTGGCCGACCCCCGCCCGGCGCTGAGCGTCTCCATGGGCAACCCGCACACGGTGGTGCCGGTGGCCTCCTTCGAGGACCTCGAGGGGCTGGACCTCACCCGCGCCCCGGAGGTGGACCCGGCGCCGGCCCACGGCACCAACGTGGAGTTCGTGGCGGCGCACGAGCCCCTCGTCCGCGAGGGCGTGGGCCGCGTGCGCATGCGCGTGCACGAGCGCGGGGTGGGGGAGACCCAGTCCTGCGGCACGGGCGCGTGCGCGGTGGCGGTGGCCATGCGCGCGTGGTCCGGCGAGGGCGGCTCCGACTCGTGGCTCGTGGAGGTCCCCGGCGGCGTCCTCGGCGTGGACTTCGTCGCCCACCCGGACGGCACCGAGCACGTGGTGCTCGCCGGCCCGGCCGAGCTCGTCTTCGACGGCGAGCTCACCGTCTGA
- the miaB gene encoding tRNA (N6-isopentenyl adenosine(37)-C2)-methylthiotransferase MiaB has product MTLTDPTLEAPAPRQTSARPHEGLTYEVRTFGCQMNVHDSERISGLLESTGYAPAPQDAQADLVVFNTCAVRENADNRLYGNLGNLRSVKDAHPGMQIAVGGCLAQKDQAAIQAKAPWVDVVFGTHNIGSLPVLLERSRHNAEAEIEILESLEVFPSTLPTKRDSTHSGWVSISVGCNNTCTFCIVPSLRGKEKDRRPGEILAEVQALVDAGAVEVTLLGQNVNTYGVEFGDRGAFAKLLRACGQIEGLERVRFTSPHPAAFTDDVIDAMAETPNVMPQLHMPLQSGSDTVLKAMRRSYRSKRFLGILEKVRERIPHAAITTDIIVGFPGETEEDFQDTMRVVEASRFSSAFTFQYSIRPGTPAGEMADQVPKAVVQERFERLVALQDRISAEEMATLVGTRQELLVTADSGTKAAERGRLSGRARDNRLVHFSVPAGAPTPRPGDFVTVTVTEAHPFFAVADPAPEDYSLRRSRAGDAWDRAQAESCGVPTPGASGGAGATSLGMPTLRPRS; this is encoded by the coding sequence GTGACGTTGACGGACCCCACCCTCGAAGCCCCCGCCCCCCGGCAGACCTCCGCGCGCCCCCACGAAGGGCTGACGTACGAGGTCCGCACGTTCGGCTGCCAGATGAACGTGCACGACTCGGAGCGCATCTCCGGCCTCCTCGAGTCCACCGGCTACGCCCCCGCCCCGCAGGACGCCCAGGCGGACCTCGTGGTGTTCAACACGTGCGCCGTCCGCGAGAACGCGGACAACCGCCTCTACGGCAACCTCGGCAACCTGCGCTCCGTGAAGGACGCGCACCCCGGCATGCAGATCGCCGTCGGCGGGTGCCTCGCCCAGAAGGACCAGGCCGCCATCCAGGCCAAGGCGCCCTGGGTGGACGTCGTCTTCGGCACCCACAACATCGGCTCCCTGCCGGTGCTGCTGGAGCGCTCGCGCCACAACGCGGAGGCCGAGATCGAGATCCTCGAGTCCCTCGAGGTGTTCCCCTCCACGCTGCCCACCAAGCGGGACTCCACCCACTCGGGCTGGGTGTCCATCTCCGTGGGCTGCAACAACACGTGCACGTTCTGCATCGTCCCGAGCCTGCGCGGCAAGGAGAAGGACCGCCGGCCGGGGGAGATCCTCGCCGAGGTCCAGGCCCTCGTGGACGCCGGCGCCGTGGAGGTCACCCTCCTGGGCCAGAACGTGAACACGTACGGCGTGGAGTTCGGGGACCGCGGCGCGTTCGCCAAGCTGCTCCGCGCATGCGGACAGATCGAGGGCCTGGAGCGCGTGCGCTTCACCAGCCCGCACCCGGCCGCCTTCACGGACGACGTGATCGACGCGATGGCCGAGACCCCCAACGTCATGCCGCAGCTGCACATGCCCCTGCAGTCCGGCTCGGACACGGTGCTCAAGGCCATGCGCCGCTCGTACCGGTCCAAGCGGTTCCTCGGCATTCTCGAGAAGGTGCGCGAGCGGATCCCGCACGCGGCCATCACCACGGACATCATCGTCGGCTTCCCGGGGGAGACCGAGGAGGACTTCCAGGACACGATGCGGGTGGTCGAGGCCTCGCGGTTCTCCTCCGCGTTCACGTTCCAGTACTCCATCCGCCCCGGCACTCCGGCCGGCGAGATGGCGGACCAGGTGCCGAAGGCCGTGGTGCAGGAGCGCTTCGAGCGCCTCGTCGCCCTCCAGGACCGCATCTCCGCGGAGGAGATGGCCACGCTCGTGGGCACCCGCCAGGAGCTGCTCGTCACCGCCGACTCCGGCACCAAGGCCGCCGAGCGCGGCCGCCTCTCCGGGCGTGCCCGGGACAACCGTCTCGTGCACTTCTCGGTGCCGGCCGGCGCGCCGACCCCGCGCCCCGGGGACTTCGTCACCGTCACCGTCACCGAGGCGCACCCGTTCTTCGCAGTCGCGGACCCCGCGCCCGAGGACTACTCGCTGCGCCGCTCGCGCGCCGGGGACGCCTGGGACCGCGCCCAGGCCGAGTCCTGCGGGGTGCCGACGCCGGGCGCCTCCGGCGGCGCCGGGGCCACGAGCCTCGGCATGCCCACGCTGCGCCCCCGGTCCTGA
- the miaA gene encoding tRNA (adenosine(37)-N6)-dimethylallyltransferase MiaA gives MRAARPPVVAVVGATATGKSALAVALAHALDGEVVNGDALQFYRGMDIGTAKVTEAEREGVPHHLLDVLDVGQEASVAAFQSAARGVFADVRSRGRTPILVGGSGLYVRAALDVLEFPPTDPEVRAAVEAELAERGEAALRAELAAVDPESAAKVADARRLVRALEVHRITGRPFSAFMPRREHEPSVAPVVQIGLSLERAVLHERIEARVERMLAAGLLDEVRALDVPGPDGLRQGPTSSRAIGYAQMLAVLDGTLTPVQAAEQTVVATRRFARRQETWFRADPRVHWVDALAPDVVAQALAVVAGS, from the coding sequence ATGCGCGCCGCCCGCCCGCCCGTCGTCGCCGTGGTCGGGGCGACGGCGACGGGCAAATCCGCCCTCGCCGTCGCGCTGGCGCACGCCCTGGACGGGGAGGTCGTCAACGGGGACGCGCTGCAGTTCTACCGGGGCATGGACATCGGCACCGCCAAGGTGACCGAGGCCGAGCGCGAGGGCGTGCCGCACCACCTGCTGGACGTGCTCGACGTCGGGCAGGAGGCCTCGGTGGCCGCCTTCCAGTCCGCGGCCCGCGGCGTGTTCGCGGACGTCCGCTCCCGGGGGCGGACCCCGATCCTCGTGGGCGGCTCCGGCCTGTACGTGCGGGCGGCGCTGGACGTGCTCGAGTTCCCGCCCACGGACCCGGAGGTCCGGGCCGCGGTGGAGGCCGAGCTGGCCGAGCGCGGGGAGGCGGCCCTGCGGGCCGAGCTGGCCGCCGTCGACCCCGAGTCCGCGGCCAAGGTGGCCGACGCGCGGCGCCTCGTCCGTGCCCTCGAGGTCCACCGGATCACGGGCCGGCCCTTCTCCGCGTTCATGCCGCGGCGCGAGCACGAGCCCTCCGTGGCGCCGGTGGTGCAGATCGGCCTGAGCCTGGAGCGCGCCGTGCTGCACGAGCGGATCGAGGCCCGGGTGGAGCGCATGCTCGCCGCCGGGCTGCTGGACGAGGTCCGCGCGCTGGACGTGCCCGGCCCGGACGGGCTGCGCCAGGGGCCCACGTCCTCCCGGGCCATCGGCTACGCGCAGATGCTCGCCGTCCTGGACGGCACGCTCACGCCGGTGCAGGCCGCCGAGCAGACCGTCGTCGCCACCCGGCGCTTCGCCCGCCGGCAGGAGACGTGGTTCCGCGCCGACCCGCGCGTGCACTGGGTGGACGCCCTGGCCCCGGACGTCGTCGCGCAGGCGCTGGCCGTGGTGGCCGGCTCCTAG
- the recA gene encoding recombinase RecA: protein MSKTPDREKALEAALAQIDKQFGKGSVMRLGDQTQTPVEVIPTGSVAMDVALGIGGLPRGRVVEIYGPESSGKTTLALHAVANAQRNGGIAAFIDAEHALDPVYARKLGVDTDALLVSQPDTGEQALEIMDMLVSSGTLDIVVIDSVAALTPRAEIEGEMGDSHVGLQARLMSQALRKITGRLHQTKTTAIFINQLREKIGVFFGSPETTTGGKALKFYASVRIDVRRIETLKEAGNPVGNRTRVKIVKNKMAPPFKQAEFDILYGVGISREGGLIDMGVEEGIVKKSGAWFTYDGDQLGQGKENARRFLKDNPDLAQEIEERILTKLGIGVDPEAEADEAPALTAVPGDTAAG from the coding sequence ATGAGCAAGACTCCGGATCGCGAGAAGGCCCTCGAAGCCGCCCTCGCGCAGATCGACAAGCAGTTCGGCAAGGGCTCCGTCATGCGGCTGGGCGACCAGACGCAGACGCCGGTGGAGGTCATCCCCACGGGCTCGGTGGCCATGGACGTGGCCCTGGGCATCGGCGGCCTGCCCCGCGGCCGCGTCGTGGAGATCTACGGCCCGGAGTCCTCGGGCAAGACCACGCTGGCCCTGCACGCGGTGGCCAACGCGCAGCGCAACGGCGGCATCGCCGCGTTCATCGACGCCGAGCACGCGCTCGACCCGGTGTACGCGCGCAAGCTCGGCGTGGACACGGACGCGCTCCTCGTCAGCCAGCCGGACACCGGCGAGCAGGCCCTGGAGATCATGGACATGCTCGTCTCCTCCGGCACCCTGGACATCGTCGTGATCGACTCCGTGGCCGCGCTGACCCCGCGCGCCGAGATCGAGGGCGAGATGGGCGACTCCCACGTGGGCCTGCAGGCCCGCCTGATGTCGCAGGCGCTGCGCAAGATCACCGGCCGGCTGCACCAGACCAAGACCACGGCCATCTTCATCAACCAGCTGCGCGAGAAGATCGGCGTGTTCTTCGGCTCCCCGGAGACCACCACGGGCGGCAAGGCGCTGAAGTTCTACGCGTCGGTGCGCATCGACGTTCGCCGCATCGAGACGCTCAAGGAGGCCGGCAACCCCGTCGGCAACCGCACCCGCGTGAAGATCGTGAAGAACAAGATGGCCCCGCCCTTCAAGCAGGCCGAGTTCGACATCCTCTACGGCGTGGGCATCTCCCGCGAGGGCGGCTTGATCGACATGGGCGTCGAGGAGGGCATCGTGAAGAAGTCCGGCGCCTGGTTCACCTATGACGGGGACCAGCTGGGCCAAGGCAAGGAGAACGCCCGCCGGTTCCTCAAGGACAACCCGGACCTCGCCCAGGAGATCGAGGAGCGGATCCTCACGAAGCTCGGCATCGGCGTGGACCCGGAGGCCGAGGCGGACGAGGCCCCGGCCCTGACCGCAGTCCCGGGTGACACCGCGGCCGGATGA
- a CDS encoding DUF3046 domain-containing protein produces the protein MRVSEFQRLMDEEFGPGRAGLVADSLHLPGLDTTATAALAAGVDPRRVWLAVCELHDIPEERRLGRDVPPKR, from the coding sequence ATGCGCGTGAGCGAGTTCCAGCGGCTGATGGACGAGGAGTTCGGCCCCGGCCGGGCCGGCCTCGTTGCCGACTCCCTGCACCTGCCCGGCCTGGACACCACCGCGACGGCGGCGCTCGCCGCCGGCGTGGACCCGCGGCGGGTCTGGCTCGCCGTCTGCGAGCTGCACGACATCCCCGAGGAGCGGCGGCTGGGCCGCGACGTGCCCCCGAAGCGGTGA
- a CDS encoding dihydrolipoyl dehydrogenase family protein, which translates to MSSLATVKDTVTTAGTAELETDILVIGWGKGGKTLATTLGSQGRKVTLVERDAGMVGGTCINVACVPTKALVHRADAVRPGDDPDAAVASAWDFRDALTSKLRDANRAMLEDLDAVTLVQGEARFTGERTVEVRPAEAADGDDDGERLTIRARHVVVNTGTTPLRPEMPGVDLPGVHDSETLQLQMDRSRAPRRAVVVGSGPVGLELASMLAGFGAEVTVLVRGEQILPDESDAVRDSLVEALQDRGVHLATGASATGFAEADGGLRVDLEEGEPIAADIVVLATGRASTAQALHPAAAGIELDEKGFIAVDEHLRTSAPDVWAVGDVNGGPQQTYISLDDHRIVTGQLGGDGAYSRADRVAVPTTVFTTPPLGSVGMTAEQAREAGHEVKVASKPVAKIAAMPRPKIEEDAHGVIEVVVDAATDLVLGARLHCVEAQELVNLVALAMRADVTASALRDGIWTHPSATEALNEVLGELS; encoded by the coding sequence ATGAGCAGCCTGGCCACCGTGAAGGACACCGTGACCACCGCCGGCACCGCTGAGCTCGAGACCGACATCCTGGTGATCGGCTGGGGCAAGGGCGGCAAGACCCTCGCCACGACGCTCGGCTCCCAGGGCCGCAAGGTCACCCTCGTGGAGCGCGACGCCGGCATGGTCGGCGGCACCTGCATCAACGTGGCGTGCGTGCCCACCAAGGCCCTCGTCCACCGCGCCGACGCCGTCCGCCCCGGGGACGACCCGGACGCCGCCGTCGCCTCCGCCTGGGACTTCCGCGACGCCCTCACCTCGAAGCTCCGCGACGCGAACCGCGCCATGCTCGAGGACCTGGACGCCGTCACCCTCGTCCAGGGCGAGGCCCGCTTCACCGGCGAGCGCACCGTCGAGGTCCGCCCCGCCGAGGCCGCGGACGGCGACGACGACGGCGAGCGCCTGACCATCCGCGCCCGGCACGTGGTCGTCAACACAGGCACCACCCCCCTGCGCCCCGAGATGCCCGGCGTGGACCTGCCCGGCGTGCACGACTCCGAGACCCTGCAGCTGCAGATGGACCGCAGCCGCGCGCCGCGCCGCGCCGTCGTCGTCGGCTCCGGCCCCGTAGGCCTGGAGCTGGCCTCCATGCTGGCCGGCTTCGGCGCCGAGGTGACCGTCCTGGTGCGGGGCGAGCAGATCCTGCCCGACGAGTCCGACGCGGTCCGCGACTCCCTGGTCGAGGCCCTGCAGGACCGCGGCGTGCACCTGGCCACCGGGGCCTCCGCCACGGGCTTCGCCGAGGCCGACGGCGGCCTGCGCGTGGACCTCGAGGAGGGCGAGCCGATCGCCGCGGACATCGTGGTGCTGGCCACGGGCCGCGCGTCGACCGCCCAGGCCCTGCACCCGGCGGCCGCCGGCATCGAGCTGGACGAGAAGGGCTTCATCGCCGTGGACGAGCACCTGCGCACCTCGGCGCCGGACGTGTGGGCCGTGGGCGACGTCAACGGCGGGCCGCAGCAGACCTACATCTCCCTCGACGACCACCGGATCGTCACCGGCCAGCTCGGCGGGGACGGCGCGTACTCGCGCGCCGACCGCGTGGCCGTGCCCACCACGGTCTTCACGACGCCGCCGCTCGGCTCGGTCGGCATGACCGCGGAGCAGGCCCGCGAGGCCGGCCACGAGGTGAAGGTCGCCTCCAAGCCCGTGGCGAAGATCGCCGCCATGCCGCGCCCGAAGATCGAGGAGGACGCCCACGGCGTCATCGAGGTGGTCGTGGACGCCGCCACCGACCTCGTGCTCGGCGCCCGCCTGCACTGCGTGGAGGCGCAGGAGCTCGTGAACCTCGTGGCCCTGGCCATGCGCGCGGACGTCACGGCGTCGGCGCTGCGCGACGGGATCTGGACGCACCCCTCCGCCACCGAGGCGCTCAACGAGGTGCTCGGCGAGCTGAGCTGA
- a CDS encoding helix-turn-helix domain-containing protein — MMRHPVQAHGITRWVDDQPRPRATTPDIKERSMPLLRHEIGDVLRDVRQLQGRTLREVSHDARVSLGYLSEVERGQKEASSELLASICQALEIPLSYLLREVSDRLVDQEGIQVPDTLPDDLTDAADPSLGTLAGR; from the coding sequence ATGATGCGACATCCCGTCCAGGCCCACGGCATCACGCGCTGGGTCGACGACCAGCCCCGCCCCCGCGCGACCACCCCTGACATCAAGGAGCGCAGCATGCCCCTCCTCCGCCACGAGATCGGCGACGTCCTGCGCGACGTGCGCCAGCTCCAGGGCCGCACCCTGCGCGAGGTCTCCCACGACGCCCGCGTCTCGCTCGGCTACCTCTCCGAGGTGGAGCGCGGCCAGAAGGAGGCCTCCTCCGAGCTGCTGGCCTCCATCTGCCAGGCCCTCGAGATCCCGCTGTCCTACCTCCTGCGCGAGGTCTCGGACCGGCTGGTGGACCAGGAGGGCATCCAGGTCCCGGACACCCTGCCCGACGACCTGACCGACGCCGCGGACCCGTCCCTGGGCACGCTGGCCGGCCGCTGA